A part of Myxococcus landrumus genomic DNA contains:
- a CDS encoding deoxynucleoside kinase produces MDYRYIVVEGPIGVGKTSLSNILSERLSARRVLEVVEENPFLSNFYTDRQKFGFQTQIFFLLSRFRQQQELFQQDLFRSVTVSDYLFAKDRIFAHLNLDAHELALYERVFEALGPRVTKPDLVVYLQARLDVLLQRIKKRGREFERKFDSAYLEGLVHAYNNFFSHYTETPLLVVDTSDIDFVNNEFDREDLLAVIEKAKTGTQHYLPKASRRA; encoded by the coding sequence ATGGACTACCGGTACATCGTGGTCGAGGGGCCCATTGGCGTCGGCAAGACGAGCCTCTCCAACATCCTTTCGGAGCGCTTGAGCGCGCGTCGCGTCCTGGAGGTCGTGGAGGAGAACCCCTTCCTCTCGAACTTCTATACGGACCGGCAGAAGTTCGGGTTCCAGACCCAGATTTTCTTCCTCCTGTCGCGCTTCCGGCAGCAGCAGGAGTTGTTTCAACAGGACCTCTTCCGCTCCGTCACGGTCAGCGACTACCTGTTCGCCAAGGACCGGATCTTCGCGCACCTCAACCTGGACGCGCACGAGCTCGCCCTCTACGAGCGGGTCTTCGAGGCGCTCGGGCCCCGCGTCACCAAGCCCGACCTCGTCGTCTATCTCCAGGCCCGGCTCGACGTGCTGTTGCAGCGAATCAAGAAGCGCGGCCGTGAGTTCGAGCGCAAGTTCGACTCCGCGTACCTGGAAGGCCTCGTCCACGCCTACAACAACTTCTTCTCGCACTACACCGAGACGCCGCTGCTCGTGGTGGACACCTCGGACATCGACTTCGTGAATAACGAGTTTGACCGGGAAGACCTGCTCGCGGTCATCGAGAAGGCGAAGACGGGCACCCAGCACTATCTGCCCAAGGCGTCCAGGCGGGCCTGA
- the rsmA gene encoding 16S rRNA (adenine(1518)-N(6)/adenine(1519)-N(6))-dimethyltransferase RsmA, whose amino-acid sequence MESPRDILKRHGLRAKYSWGQNFLGDEDALSAIADALHLREGEPVVELGPGLGHLTRFLAATGAKVTAVERDRDMVTVLEKEAIPGVRVVAGNAATVNFAEVAGAPDVAVAGNLPYHLTSSILFQVLEQRAQVSRAVFTLQKEVVERLAAEPGSRDYGLLTVLLGLHFDAENVLTLEAWRFHPPPKVDSAVLSLTRRAAPRAPIIDEARFTRVVKAAFAQRRKTLLNSLKSDKSLASHDAWVAALETAGIDPQRRAETLAPEEFAALERALGPVAPGTVKPPADLSSSESEE is encoded by the coding sequence GTGGAATCGCCGCGAGACATTCTCAAGCGCCATGGCCTGCGCGCCAAGTACAGCTGGGGCCAGAACTTCCTCGGAGACGAGGACGCCCTGAGCGCCATCGCCGACGCGCTTCATCTGCGCGAAGGTGAGCCCGTCGTCGAGCTGGGCCCGGGCCTGGGCCACCTCACGCGCTTCCTCGCCGCCACCGGCGCGAAGGTCACGGCCGTCGAGCGTGACCGGGACATGGTGACGGTGCTGGAGAAGGAGGCCATTCCCGGGGTTCGCGTGGTGGCTGGCAACGCCGCCACGGTGAACTTCGCCGAGGTGGCCGGCGCGCCCGACGTCGCCGTCGCGGGCAACCTGCCGTATCACCTCACCAGCTCCATCTTGTTCCAGGTGCTGGAGCAGCGCGCGCAGGTCTCTCGTGCCGTCTTCACGCTCCAGAAGGAAGTGGTGGAGCGGCTCGCCGCGGAGCCCGGCTCACGAGACTACGGTCTGCTCACCGTGCTCCTGGGCCTGCACTTCGACGCGGAGAACGTGCTCACGCTGGAGGCCTGGCGCTTCCATCCGCCTCCGAAGGTGGACTCCGCGGTGCTGTCGCTCACGCGCCGCGCGGCACCTCGGGCGCCCATCATCGACGAGGCCCGCTTCACCCGCGTGGTGAAGGCCGCCTTCGCCCAGCGCCGCAAGACGCTGCTCAACTCGCTCAAGTCCGACAAGTCGCTGGCCTCGCACGACGCGTGGGTCGCCGCGCTGGAGACGGCGGGCATCGACCCGCAGCGCCGCGCCGAGACACTCGCGCCAGAGGAGTTCGCCGCCCTGGAGCGTGCGCTGGGCCCCGTGGCTCCGGGCACGGTGAAGCCTCCCGCAGACCTGTCCTCGTCGGAGTCGGAAGAGTAG
- the tsaD gene encoding tRNA (adenosine(37)-N6)-threonylcarbamoyltransferase complex transferase subunit TsaD, translated as MLVLGLETSCDETAAAVVEDGRRVLSDVVSTQVDIHRRWGGVVPELASRNHIVQVMPVVHEALTRAEKTLDDVDLIAVTSGPGLIGALLVGLQVAKGLSLATGKPFVGANHLEGHLLAIRLLEDAPEPPFLGLVVSGGHTSLYEVKDFGHYRLVGSTRDDAAGEAYDKTARILGLPYPGGLPIDQLAQKGNPEAIRFPRALPGDNFDVSFSGLKTAVLHHVQKHGVPEGQALSDLCASFQEAVADVLSKKLVAAARRLGHKQLVLCGGVAANSRLRALCQQRAQERGLRMFLPPVRLCTDNGAMIAVAGYEAWRRGLRGDFRLAADPAWRM; from the coding sequence TTGCTCGTCCTCGGCCTGGAAACCTCTTGTGATGAGACCGCCGCCGCCGTCGTCGAAGACGGCCGGCGGGTGTTGTCGGACGTCGTCTCCACCCAGGTGGACATCCACCGCCGCTGGGGGGGCGTGGTGCCGGAGCTGGCGTCGCGCAACCACATCGTCCAGGTGATGCCGGTGGTGCACGAGGCGCTCACCCGGGCGGAGAAGACGCTCGACGACGTGGACCTCATCGCCGTCACCTCGGGCCCGGGACTGATTGGCGCGCTGCTGGTGGGGCTCCAGGTGGCCAAGGGGTTGAGCCTCGCCACGGGAAAGCCCTTCGTCGGCGCCAACCATCTGGAGGGCCACCTGCTCGCCATCCGGCTGCTCGAGGATGCACCGGAGCCGCCGTTCCTCGGGCTTGTCGTCTCGGGGGGGCACACCAGCCTCTATGAGGTGAAGGACTTCGGCCACTACCGGCTGGTGGGTAGCACGCGCGACGACGCCGCGGGGGAGGCGTACGACAAGACGGCGCGCATCCTCGGGCTGCCGTACCCCGGGGGCCTTCCCATCGACCAGCTCGCGCAGAAAGGGAACCCGGAGGCCATCCGCTTCCCGCGCGCGCTGCCGGGAGACAACTTCGATGTCTCCTTCTCCGGCCTGAAGACCGCGGTGCTCCACCACGTGCAGAAGCACGGCGTTCCCGAGGGACAGGCGCTCTCGGACTTGTGCGCGTCCTTCCAGGAGGCGGTGGCGGACGTGCTGTCGAAGAAGCTGGTGGCCGCCGCGCGCAGGCTGGGCCACAAGCAGCTCGTGTTGTGTGGAGGCGTGGCCGCCAACTCGCGGCTTCGGGCGCTGTGTCAGCAGCGCGCCCAGGAGCGAGGGCTGCGCATGTTCCTGCCCCCGGTGCGGTTGTGCACGGACAATGGTGCGATGATCGCCGTCGCGGGATATGAGGCGTGGCGCCGCGGTCTGCGCGGAGATTTCCGTCTGGCGGCCGACCCCGCCTGGCGCATGTGA